In one Leishmania braziliensis MHOM/BR/75/M2904 complete genome, chromosome 32 genomic region, the following are encoded:
- a CDS encoding putative ubiquitin-conjugating enzyme protein: MSALPHIQKEFRNLTKDPPAGFRVELKDNSFFTWIVWFTGPEGTPYAGGQYKASLTFPKEFPMEPPTFRVLSSFWHPNVYADGRVCISILHPPGVDEMNSEETAMMRWTPVQTIRSVLLSIVSLWSDPDPSDAGAPANVDALVQYRNKRAEFDAKCKSLAEKSLTELPEDFEPPCMEEKVEVTKASGDNFDYMLSEADLEDEEDFDDFSASAPAASASAGAAASSDPAKKYAVELMQLRAMGVGEGKSDADMLNLLIKYRGELASVIADLS; the protein is encoded by the coding sequence ATGTCGGCCCTTCCGCACATTCAGAAAGAGTTTCGCAACCTCACCAAGGACCCACCTGCGGGTTTCCGGGTGGAACTAAAAGACAACAGCTTCTTCACGTGGATTGTATGGTTCACCGGCCCGGAGGGAACCCCTTACGCTGGTGGGCAGTACAAAGCATCGCTGACGTTCCCGAAGGAGTTTCCGATGGAGCCGCCTACTTTCCGAGTCCTCTCGTCCTTTTGGCACCCGAATGTGTACGCCGATGGGCGGGTGTGCATTTCCATACTGCACCCCCCAGGCGTGGATGAGATGAACTCGGAGGAAACCGCGATGATGCGCTGGACACCGGTGCAGACCATCCGCTCCGTCTTACTCTCCATCGTCTCCCTTTGGAGCGACCCCGATCCGTCCGACGCCGGCGCCCCGGCCAACGTGGATGCCCTTGTGCAGTACCGCAACAAGCGTGCCGAGTTTGATGCAAAGTGCAAGAGTCTAGCAGAGAAGTCTCTCACAGAGCTCCCGGAAGACTTTGAACCGCCATGCAtggaagagaaggtggaggtAACTAAGGCATCGGGTGACAACTTTGACTATATGCTCTCCGAAGCGGATCTTGAGGATGAGGAAGACTTCGACGATTTTAGCGCCTCTGCTCCTGCCGCGTCCGCgagcgctggcgctgccgcctcgagcGATCCAGCAAAGAAGTATGCGGTGGAATTGATGCAGCTCCGAGCGATGGGAGTGGGTGAGGGCAAATCTGACGCTGACATGCTGAATCTGCTAATCAAATACCGTGGAGAGCTGGCCAGTGTCATTGCAGACCTATCATGA